CATCAAACTGGTGGTTGAGGTGGTCAGCACCAACTGGGAAACAGACTACGCCCGCAAGCTTGAAGAATATGCACTGTTAGGCATCCCCGAATATTGGATTGTTGATTATCGTGGGCTAGGTGGCATCGCCTTCATTGGCAAACCAAAACAACCAACCTTCACCCTTTGTCAATTGGATAGAGATGAGTATCGTCAGCAGCAATATCGACTCGGCGAGGCGATCGCTTCGGGACTATTGCCCAACTTACAACTCCGCCTAGACGATATCTTGCCTCGTTAACAGAGGAATCATACACAAGTACAACCCCATGCACTTCCCAGACCCCATGACTGCTTCCGAGAAACTCTACCAGTTAATCCAAAACTTCTCGGAGAACCAAATCAACGAAGTTCTTCACTTCGCCGAATTTCTCCACCAAAAACAACTCCCCTCCCCTCAACCTCAAGTCATCCCTCCTGGAACCCTTACCGGACTGCGGGGCATCGCTAAACGGCCCGAACCAGCCCCTAGCGATCAGGAACTGCAAACCGACTACACCGACTACCTGACCCAAAAATATCAGTAAGCCTGCCCGTGAAAATTCTCATCGACACCAACATCGTCTTAGACCTCATCCTGGAGCGGCAACCCTTTGTCGAGAATGCAGTTCTCATCTTCGAGCAAATTGAACGTGGC
This portion of the Leptolyngbya sp. CCY15150 genome encodes:
- a CDS encoding PIN domain-containing protein, coding for MKILIDTNIVLDLILERQPFVENAVLIFEQIERGNLAGYVAATTITNRPYRKLS
- a CDS encoding DUF2281 domain-containing protein, with protein sequence MTASEKLYQLIQNFSENQINEVLHFAEFLHQKQLPSPQPQVIPPGTLTGLRGIAKRPEPAPSDQELQTDYTDYLTQKYQ